TGCCCGGCGCGTGAACGCCGGGCGCCCCCAGTGGGTCAGGCCTGCTCGGCGTCGGCGGCCGGAGCCTCGACGACGGTCTCGGCCTCGGCCTCGGCGGCCGGAGCCTCGACAGCGGCCTCGGCCGGGGCGGCCTCGGCGGCCGGCTCGTCGGCCTTCTTCTCGCCCTCGAGCAGGTCGCGCTCCCACTCGGCGAGCGGCTCGGCGGCGGCCTTCTCGCCCGGCTTCGAGTCACCGGTCGCAGCGCCGGAACGGGCGATGAGGCCCTCGGCGACGGCGTCGGCGATCACGCGGGTGAGCAGGGTGACGGAGCGGATCGCGTCGTCGTTGCCCGGGATCTTGTAGTCGACCTCGTCGGGGTCGCAGTTGGTGTCGAGGATCGCGACGACCGGGATGTGGAGCTTGCGCGCCTCACCGACGGCGATGTGCTCCTTCTTGGTGTCGACGATCCAGACGGCGCTGGGGACCTTCGACATCTCGCGGATACCACCGAGGGTCTTCTCCAGCTTGATCTTCTCGCGGGAGAGGACCAGGAGCTCCTTCTTGGTGAGACCCGAGGCGGCGACGTCCTCGAAGTCGATCGCCTCAAGCTCCTTCAGACGCTGGAGGCGCTTGTAGACGGTGGAGAAGTTGGTGAGCATGCCACCGAGCCAGCGCTGGTTGACGTACGGCATGCCGACGCGCGTCGCCTGCTCGGCGATCGCTTCCTGCGCCTGCTTCTTGGTACCGACGAACATGATGGAGCCACCGTGCGCGACGGTCTCCTTCACGAACTCGTAGGCGCGGTCGATGTACGACAGCGACTGGAGCAGGTCGATGATGTAGATGCCGTTGCGCTCGGTGAAGATGAAGCGCTTCATCTTCGGGTTCCAGCGACGGGTCTGGTGACCGAAGTGGACGCCGCTTTCCAGCAGCTCCCGCATCGTTACGACGGCCATGGCCATCTCCTTGTTTTCTCGGTTTGGTTCCTGACGCCCCGACGCGCCCTGCCCCCGAAGAAGGGGACCGAGAGACGCTCTCACCTGGCCTGACGGGCCGGTGCTGGGGCGTGCGAAGTCGACCCGGTGACCCGGATCGCCACAAGAAGTGTACGGGACCCGGCGGTATGCCGGGTGACGCGCTTGTCCACACCGTCCGGGTTGTCCACAGGCCCGGACGCCGCCCGGAGGCGGCGCGGGAGGCTGTCCCGCATGACGACACTGCTGCTCACCCTGCTCGTGGCGCTGTCCCAGGCGCTCACCTCCGCCGTCCGCCCGCTGCCGCCGCCCCTGGTGGTGGCGCGGTGGTGGGACCCGCCCCCGACGCCGTACGCGGCCGGTCACCGGGGGGTGGACCTGGCGGCGCCCGTGGGGGCGCGGCTGCGCGCCGTGGGGCCCGGCCGGGTGTACTACGCCGGGCAGGTCGCGGGGCGCGGGGTGCTGTCCCTGACCCTGCCGGGCGGCCTGCGCACCACGTACGAGCCGGTCCGGCCGCTCGTGGCGGAGGGCGAGGAGGTCGCGGCGGGGCAGGTGGTGGCGGTGCTGACGGAGGGCGCCCACTGCCAGGAGCCCTGCCTGCACTGGGGGCTGCTGGCGGGCGGTACGTACCTCAACCCGCTGACCCTGCTCCCGCGCCCGGCCCCGAGGCTGCTCCCGACGTCGCCGCCGGGCGGCGGCTGAGACCGGCGCCGCTCGGGCCCGGACCGCTCGGGCCACGACCGCTCGGGCCACGACCGCTCGGGCCACGACCGCTCAGGCCCGGACCGCCCAGCCCCGGACCGCCCAGCCCCGGACCGCCCAGCCCCGGACCGCTCAGCCCCGGACGCCGCGCAGGGCCATCGCGACCGCCGCCTCCGTCACCACGGCCGGGTCCTCGGCGGCGCCGAGCTCGATCCGCCGGACCGCCGCGTCCACGACCCCCTGGAGCAGCATCGCGGCCAGCTTCGGCTCCGCCTGGCCGAGGGCGCCCAGCGCCTCGACGATCATCGCGACCAGTCCGCCGTGCGCCGCGCGGATCTTCTCCCGCGCACCGGCGTCCAGCTCACTGGCCGAGATCGCCACCACCGCCCGGTGGCGGCGGTCCCCGACCAGCCCGAGCTGGCTGCGGACGTAGGCCTCGATCTTCGTCTCGGGCGTCGGGGCCGCCTCCATCGCCGCTTCGATCTCGGCGGCCCAGACGGGGAAGTCCACCGCGCACAGCTCCTCGACGACCGCCGCGCGGGAGCGGAAGTACTCGTACACGGAGGACCGGGCGAGCCCGGTGCGCTGGGCCAGGGCGGGGAAGGTCAGGGCCTCCGTACCGCCTTCGGACAGCAGGGAACGGGCGGCGTCCAACAGGGCGTCGCGCTGCATCGACCGGTGCTCGGCCACGGAGGCCGCTCGAATCCTTGGCACCCGACCACTCTACGGAGCAACGGCCGCCAGGACACGGGTCATCGACGCAAGGGGCGGCCGGCCGCGCCGCCGACCGTGCCCGTCGTCACCGGCCGACGTCCGCGAGCTTGGCCCGCAGCTGGAGCACGGACTTGGTGTGGATCTGGCTGACCCGGCTCTCGGTGACGCCCAGCACGTTGCCGATCTCCGCGAGGGTGAGGCCCTCGTAGTAGTACAGGGTGACGACCGTCTTCTCCCGCTCGGGCAGCGTGTTGATCGCGCGGGCCAGCAGTCTGCGCAGCTCGCGGTCCTCGGCCACCTCCACCGGGTCGTCGGCGGCGTGGTCCTCCAGGGTGTCCATGAGCGAGAGGCGGTCCCCGCCTTCGCCGCCGACGTGCAGCAGCTCCTCCAGGGCGACCACGTTCGCCAGCGACAGCTGGCTGAACACGGTGTGGAGCTCCTCCACCCCGATCCCCATCTCCCCGGCCACCTCGTGCTCGGTCGGGGTGCGCCGCAGCTGGGCCTCCAGCGTGGCGTACGCGCGCTCCACGGCCCGCGCCTTCTGCCGGACCGAGCGGGGGATCCAGTCCAGCGCCCGCAGTTCGTCGATCATCGCGCCGCGGATCCGGGTGATGGCGTACGTCTCGAACTTGATGGACCGCTCGATGTCGAACTTCTCGATGGCGTCGATGAGCCCGAAGACGCCGGAGGAGACGAAGTCGGCCTGTTCGACGTTGGGCGGCAGGCCCACGCTGACCCGGCCGGCCACGTACTTCACCAGCGGTGAGTAGTGCAGGATCAGCTGCTCCCGCAGCCTCTCGTCACCCGAGTCCTTGTACGAGCGCCACAGCACCTCCAGGGACGAGGGCGCGGTGGACCGCACACTGCCGCCGCGGGCAGCGGGGGGCACCGCAGCGCGGTCAGACCCTGAGGTGTGCTGGGGCATGCTTCGCCTTTGCCGGAGCCGGATTCCTTGGGAGCGTAGCGTGACGGAAGTGTCGCGGTGCGCGAAGAGTACGGGATGGCGCGGGGCCGCAAGAGCGCCCCGAACGGCACGGACGGGCCGGGACCGGCGCTTGGCGCACGGTCCCGGCGACCGCCCCCGGGAAGACCGCGTCTCTCATCGGCGTCACTCTTTCACCGGAACGCCCCAGGTCAACGACCGCCTCGCCGGGTGCCACCGGTTCGAGTGCCTCCCCGGGGCGTGCGCGCGGTCAACTGCCAGGCGTCGCCCTGCCGTTCGACGAACCCCAGAGAGTGAAGTTCGTACAGTCTGCCGATGACTTCATCGGTGCCGGTGC
This Streptomyces sp. NBC_00539 DNA region includes the following protein-coding sequences:
- a CDS encoding M23 family metallopeptidase, whose amino-acid sequence is MTTLLLTLLVALSQALTSAVRPLPPPLVVARWWDPPPTPYAAGHRGVDLAAPVGARLRAVGPGRVYYAGQVAGRGVLSLTLPGGLRTTYEPVRPLVAEGEEVAAGQVVAVLTEGAHCQEPCLHWGLLAGGTYLNPLTLLPRPAPRLLPTSPPGGG
- a CDS encoding TetR/AcrR family transcriptional regulator, which codes for MAEHRSMQRDALLDAARSLLSEGGTEALTFPALAQRTGLARSSVYEYFRSRAAVVEELCAVDFPVWAAEIEAAMEAAPTPETKIEAYVRSQLGLVGDRRHRAVVAISASELDAGAREKIRAAHGGLVAMIVEALGALGQAEPKLAAMLLQGVVDAAVRRIELGAAEDPAVVTEAAVAMALRGVRG
- the whiG gene encoding RNA polymerase sigma factor WhiG, whose amino-acid sequence is MPQHTSGSDRAAVPPAARGGSVRSTAPSSLEVLWRSYKDSGDERLREQLILHYSPLVKYVAGRVSVGLPPNVEQADFVSSGVFGLIDAIEKFDIERSIKFETYAITRIRGAMIDELRALDWIPRSVRQKARAVERAYATLEAQLRRTPTEHEVAGEMGIGVEELHTVFSQLSLANVVALEELLHVGGEGGDRLSLMDTLEDHAADDPVEVAEDRELRRLLARAINTLPEREKTVVTLYYYEGLTLAEIGNVLGVTESRVSQIHTKSVLQLRAKLADVGR
- the rpsB gene encoding 30S ribosomal protein S2, with protein sequence MAVVTMRELLESGVHFGHQTRRWNPKMKRFIFTERNGIYIIDLLQSLSYIDRAYEFVKETVAHGGSIMFVGTKKQAQEAIAEQATRVGMPYVNQRWLGGMLTNFSTVYKRLQRLKELEAIDFEDVAASGLTKKELLVLSREKIKLEKTLGGIREMSKVPSAVWIVDTKKEHIAVGEARKLHIPVVAILDTNCDPDEVDYKIPGNDDAIRSVTLLTRVIADAVAEGLIARSGAATGDSKPGEKAAAEPLAEWERDLLEGEKKADEPAAEAAPAEAAVEAPAAEAEAETVVEAPAADAEQA